A genome region from Coprococcus phoceensis includes the following:
- the selA gene encoding L-seryl-tRNA(Sec) selenium transferase, with product MDKNLLYRSIPKVDVLLEDEKIKQMIEVYGRDIVIDAIRVEMDRLRKFIEKCDSEEEAREQVQNLIEQIRLQAEKIFNPNMKKIINATGTILHTNLGRAPISLKHMKHISDIATGYSNLEYNLEAGRRGERYSHFEELLCKVTGAEAAIAVNNNAAAVMLILSTMAKGGEVIVSRGELVEIGGKFRVPDVMEQSGATLVEVGTTNKTHFADYENAITEETTALLKVHTSNYRIVGFTESVGIDELVPLGEKHDLPVIEDLGSGVLIDLSKYGITYEPTVQDSIRNGADVVCFSGDKLLGGPQAGIIVGKKKYIDRMKQNQLMRALRIDKFTASALEVVLKEYLSEERAVQNIPVLQMMTKPFEEVKKEAQRLRRLLNTLSLHAEIELEECHSQIGGGSLPLERIPSMAVTIKPLGMSTVELEEYMRFLPVPIIPRTMNDKIFLDVRTIGIQNFAYFKQLQKIERLTT from the coding sequence ATGGATAAGAATCTTTTATACCGCAGCATACCAAAAGTGGACGTGTTGCTCGAAGATGAGAAAATAAAGCAAATGATAGAAGTTTACGGAAGGGATATTGTGATAGATGCCATTCGAGTGGAGATGGACAGACTCCGTAAGTTTATTGAAAAATGTGATTCAGAAGAGGAAGCACGAGAACAGGTTCAAAATTTGATAGAGCAGATCAGGCTGCAGGCAGAGAAAATTTTTAATCCAAATATGAAAAAAATCATCAATGCGACAGGAACGATTCTGCACACGAATTTGGGACGTGCACCGATCAGTTTAAAGCATATGAAACATATTTCTGATATTGCGACAGGATACTCAAATCTCGAATATAATCTGGAAGCGGGAAGACGTGGAGAGCGGTATTCACATTTTGAAGAGCTGCTATGCAAGGTAACCGGTGCGGAGGCGGCGATTGCGGTCAATAATAATGCCGCTGCAGTGATGCTTATTTTAAGTACGATGGCAAAAGGCGGAGAGGTGATTGTCTCAAGAGGAGAGCTTGTTGAAATCGGTGGAAAATTCCGGGTTCCGGATGTGATGGAGCAAAGCGGTGCGACACTTGTAGAAGTTGGAACAACTAATAAGACCCATTTCGCTGATTATGAAAATGCGATTACGGAGGAGACGACAGCACTTTTGAAAGTACACACAAGTAATTACCGAATCGTGGGATTTACCGAGTCGGTTGGAATTGATGAACTGGTTCCACTGGGGGAAAAGCATGACCTTCCGGTGATTGAAGATCTTGGAAGCGGTGTTCTGATTGATTTGAGTAAATACGGCATCACCTACGAACCGACCGTTCAGGATTCTATTCGAAATGGCGCCGATGTCGTGTGCTTCAGTGGAGACAAGCTTTTAGGCGGACCACAGGCAGGCATCATTGTCGGAAAGAAAAAATATATTGACAGGATGAAACAAAATCAATTGATGCGTGCGCTGCGAATTGACAAATTTACGGCATCTGCGTTGGAAGTCGTTTTGAAAGAATATTTGTCCGAAGAAAGAGCGGTACAAAATATACCGGTTCTTCAGATGATGACGAAACCATTTGAAGAGGTGAAAAAAGAGGCGCAGCGTCTGAGACGTCTGCTGAATACTCTTTCTTTACATGCGGAGATTGAACTGGAGGAGTGTCATTCACAAATCGGAGGAGGATCCCTGCCGCTTGAACGAATTCCGAGCATGGCAGTGACGATCAAGCCGCTTGGAATGTCGACAGTGGAGTTGGAAGAATACATGCGTTTTCTTCCTGTGCCGATTATCCCGAGAACGATGAATGACAAAATTTTCTTAGATGTCAGAACAATTGGGATCCAGAATTTTGCATATTTTAAACAGTTACAGAAAATAGAAAGGCTTACGACCTGA
- the yedF gene encoding sulfurtransferase-like selenium metabolism protein YedF, protein MLKVNAIGDNCPIPVIKTKKAMQEVNGKETIEVLVDNEIAVQNVTKMASSAGAKVTSEKTAEKEFKITILMNGAKESEEETVCVPDQRENTVIVINSDRMGNGNDELGKVLIKGFLFAVTQLEKLPKTMLFYNGGATLTAEGSDSLEDLKSLEAQGVEILTCGTCLNYYGLTEKIQVGSVTNMYTIVEKMAEADKIVKP, encoded by the coding sequence ATGTTAAAAGTAAATGCAATTGGAGACAACTGTCCGATTCCGGTAATTAAAACAAAAAAAGCAATGCAGGAAGTGAACGGTAAAGAGACGATAGAAGTGTTGGTTGACAATGAAATCGCAGTTCAGAATGTGACAAAGATGGCATCGAGTGCGGGAGCTAAAGTTACTTCTGAAAAAACAGCAGAAAAAGAATTTAAGATTACGATTCTTATGAATGGAGCAAAGGAAAGTGAAGAAGAGACGGTCTGTGTGCCGGATCAGAGAGAAAATACGGTGATCGTAATCAATTCTGACCGTATGGGAAATGGAAATGACGAACTTGGAAAGGTGCTGATCAAAGGTTTCCTTTTTGCTGTCACACAGCTTGAAAAACTGCCAAAGACAATGCTGTTTTACAACGGTGGAGCCACACTCACTGCGGAAGGCTCAGATTCACTCGAAGATTTAAAGAGTCTTGAGGCACAGGGAGTAGAGATCTTAACTTGCGGAACCTGCCTGAACTATTATGGTCTCACTGAGAAGATTCAGGTCGGAAGTGTGACAAATATGTACACGATCGTGGAAAAGATGGCAGAGGCAGACAAGATTGTAAAGCCTTAA
- a CDS encoding selenium metabolism-associated LysR family transcriptional regulator: protein MNLKQLEAFVHVAEGESFSKAAKELFLTQPTVSAHIAGLEKELNARLFVRNTKEVKLSEEGKLLYDSAKQIVALQKKIEKTFLENEKKEEHCITIAASTIPAQYLLPEILVKFNEKYPNEQFKVIETDSAKVVEEVLNHTVDIGFTGTVIDKKHCKYVPFYQDELIIIAPNNEKFRKLQETSSDTRWILQEPLIMREEGSGTRKEAEKQLKKSGVEIGRLNIVASMENQEAIKKSVSNGMGVSIISRLAAEEEIAEGAILGFPLTKEDGKRDINVVYNRSFQLSHLSEKFVKTVKEIYRQKAQCLQKVGE from the coding sequence ATGAATTTAAAACAATTGGAGGCTTTTGTACATGTTGCGGAGGGGGAAAGCTTCTCAAAAGCGGCAAAGGAGCTGTTCTTGACACAGCCAACTGTCAGCGCTCACATAGCCGGTCTGGAGAAAGAATTGAATGCCAGATTGTTTGTAAGAAATACAAAAGAAGTAAAATTATCAGAAGAGGGAAAACTATTGTATGATTCTGCAAAACAGATTGTTGCGCTGCAGAAAAAAATTGAAAAGACATTTTTGGAGAATGAAAAGAAAGAAGAACACTGTATTACGATTGCGGCGTCTACGATACCGGCACAATATCTGCTTCCGGAGATTCTTGTGAAATTCAATGAGAAATATCCGAATGAGCAGTTCAAGGTCATTGAGACAGACAGCGCCAAAGTGGTGGAGGAAGTACTGAATCATACAGTGGATATCGGCTTTACAGGGACGGTCATAGATAAGAAACATTGCAAATATGTTCCGTTTTATCAGGATGAGTTGATCATCATCGCTCCGAACAATGAGAAATTCCGGAAATTGCAGGAGACGTCCAGTGATACTAGATGGATTTTGCAGGAGCCGCTGATTATGAGAGAAGAGGGTTCTGGCACGCGAAAAGAAGCGGAAAAGCAATTGAAGAAAAGTGGAGTTGAGATTGGCAGACTCAACATTGTGGCGAGCATGGAGAATCAGGAAGCGATCAAAAAATCAGTGAGTAATGGAATGGGAGTGTCGATCATTTCCAGACTTGCGGCGGAAGAAGAAATTGCAGAAGGAGCAATTTTGGGATTTCCACTTACAAAAGAAGATGGAAAGAGAGATATCAACGTTGTGTATAACAGGAGTTTTCAGTTGTCTCATTTGTCGGAAAAATTTGTAAAGACCGTAAAAGAGATTTACAGGCAGAAGGCACAGTGTTTGCAGAAAGTGGGGGAATGA
- a CDS encoding class I SAM-dependent methyltransferase — translation MWIADEWKDYEVIDTSNGEKLERWGDYLLVRPDPQVIWDTNKAHKGWRTMNGHYHRSKKGGGEWEFFDLPQQWQIHYKSLTFNLKPFSFKHTGLFPEQATNWDWFSEKIKKAGRPIKVLNLFAYTGGATLAAAAAGAQVTHVDASKGMVTWAKENAVSSGLKDAPIRWLVDDCVKFVEREIRRGNHYDAIIMDPPSYGRGPKGEIWKIEDAIHPLIKLCTQILSDNPLFFLINSYTTGLAPAVLTYMLATELKRFNGTVDSQEIGLPVTETGLILPCGASGRWESK, via the coding sequence ATGTGGATAGCAGATGAATGGAAAGATTATGAAGTGATTGACACTTCCAACGGAGAAAAGCTGGAGCGCTGGGGCGATTATCTTTTGGTAAGACCGGATCCTCAGGTAATTTGGGACACAAACAAAGCTCACAAAGGCTGGAGAACTATGAATGGTCATTATCACCGCAGCAAAAAAGGAGGCGGCGAGTGGGAATTTTTTGATTTACCACAGCAGTGGCAGATTCATTATAAGAGCCTTACTTTCAATTTAAAACCATTTAGTTTCAAGCACACCGGACTTTTCCCGGAACAGGCGACGAACTGGGACTGGTTCTCAGAGAAGATAAAAAAAGCCGGGCGCCCAATCAAGGTACTGAACCTCTTCGCTTACACGGGAGGAGCCACTCTTGCGGCAGCTGCTGCAGGTGCACAAGTCACACATGTGGACGCATCAAAGGGAATGGTTACATGGGCAAAAGAAAATGCAGTCTCATCAGGACTGAAAGACGCTCCGATCCGCTGGCTTGTAGATGACTGTGTCAAGTTCGTGGAGCGTGAAATCCGCCGCGGTAACCATTATGATGCAATTATTATGGATCCTCCTTCCTACGGACGCGGACCAAAAGGAGAGATCTGGAAGATTGAGGATGCAATTCATCCACTAATTAAATTGTGTACACAGATTTTATCGGACAACCCGCTGTTTTTCTTGATCAACTCTTACACAACAGGGCTCGCTCCTGCCGTATTGACTTATATGCTTGCAACGGAATTGAAACGCTTCAATGGGACAGTTGATTCACAGGAAATCGGACTTCCGGTAACTGAGACCGGACTTATACTTCCTTGCGGTGCCTCCGGGAGATGGGAATCGAAGTAA
- the selD gene encoding selenide, water dikinase SelD encodes MRYDVKLTQMTKTAGUAAKIGPETLAQVLGKLPKFQDDNLIVGIETSDDAAIYKVTDEIAMIQTVDFFTPIVDDPYTFGQIAAANSLSDVYAMGGEPKIALNIVGFPNCLDPEILGEILAGGADKVKEAGAVLVGGHSVQDDEPKYGLCVSGFVHPDKIFKNYGSRPGDVLILTKQIGSGIVNTAIKAEMASEAAIKEAITVMSSLNKKGKEVVEHYPVTACTDITGFGLLGHCVEMASASDVTFELQVKDIAYLEEAVSYAKMGLVPAGAYKNREYSAEMVDMEHVEEHYIDLLYDPQTSGGLLISVSPEYVDDIMKAFEEKNMDTKVSIIGKVVEKGDKLIRLY; translated from the coding sequence ATGAGGTATGATGTGAAACTGACACAGATGACAAAGACGGCGGGGTGAGCAGCAAAGATAGGTCCTGAGACCCTTGCCCAGGTTCTGGGTAAGTTGCCAAAATTCCAAGACGATAATTTGATCGTGGGAATCGAAACATCAGACGATGCTGCGATTTATAAAGTGACAGATGAGATTGCAATGATCCAGACGGTTGACTTCTTCACTCCGATTGTCGATGATCCGTATACGTTTGGTCAGATTGCAGCAGCAAATTCATTAAGTGATGTATATGCGATGGGAGGGGAACCGAAGATTGCATTGAACATTGTGGGATTCCCGAATTGTCTCGACCCTGAGATACTGGGGGAGATTCTCGCAGGAGGCGCGGATAAAGTAAAAGAAGCCGGTGCTGTTCTTGTGGGGGGACATTCGGTGCAGGATGATGAACCGAAATACGGATTGTGCGTATCTGGGTTTGTGCATCCAGATAAGATTTTTAAGAATTATGGAAGCAGACCGGGAGATGTACTGATCCTGACAAAGCAGATTGGAAGTGGTATTGTCAACACTGCAATCAAGGCAGAGATGGCATCTGAAGCAGCGATCAAAGAGGCGATTACAGTTATGTCATCTCTCAATAAGAAAGGGAAAGAAGTCGTTGAGCATTATCCGGTGACAGCGTGTACGGATATTACAGGCTTTGGTTTGCTTGGACATTGTGTGGAGATGGCATCTGCAAGTGATGTGACATTTGAACTTCAGGTAAAAGATATTGCATATTTGGAGGAAGCTGTTTCCTATGCAAAGATGGGACTGGTTCCTGCAGGGGCATATAAGAATCGGGAATATTCCGCAGAGATGGTCGATATGGAACATGTAGAAGAACACTATATTGATCTTCTGTATGATCCGCAGACCTCGGGAGGACTTCTGATCAGTGTGTCACCGGAATATGTAGATGATATTATGAAAGCGTTTGAAGAAAAAAATATGGACACAAAGGTGTCGATTATAGGGAAAGTAGTAGAAAAAGGCGATAAATTGATTCGCTTATATTAG
- a CDS encoding aminotransferase class V-fold PLP-dependent enzyme: MIYMDNAATTMRKPKEVAEAVMHAMNSMGNAGRGANEASLSAARVIYDTRELLADFFDAENPKQIVFTSNSTESLNIAIKGILNPKDHAITTMLEHNSVLRPLYEMEERGVELSIVKSDRKGNISYEEIEHEIRQNTKAIICTHGSNLTGNMIDIKRVGEIAKKHGLLFVVDASQTAGVYPIDVQEMHIDILCFTGHKSLLGPQGTGGMYVREGVKVRPLKTGGSGVQTYNKKHPAEMPTALEAGTLNGHGIAGLHASLSYLKTEGIEKIRKRELEHMWKFYRGVKNIPGVKVYGDFDTENRCPIVTLNIGEYDSSEVSDELLVTYGISTRPGAHCAPLMHEALGTVEQGAVRFSFSHYNTEEEVETAIRAIEELAEEE, translated from the coding sequence ATGATCTATATGGATAACGCCGCAACGACAATGCGAAAACCAAAAGAAGTTGCTGAGGCAGTCATGCATGCAATGAATTCAATGGGGAATGCAGGGAGAGGTGCGAATGAAGCGTCTTTGAGCGCTGCGAGAGTAATCTATGATACAAGAGAATTACTCGCAGATTTCTTTGACGCGGAAAATCCAAAACAGATTGTGTTTACAAGTAATTCTACAGAATCACTCAATATTGCGATCAAAGGGATTTTGAATCCGAAGGATCATGCGATCACGACAATGCTGGAACATAATTCCGTCTTGCGTCCGTTGTATGAGATGGAAGAGCGTGGAGTCGAATTGAGCATTGTGAAAAGCGACCGTAAAGGAAATATTTCTTATGAAGAGATAGAACACGAGATCCGTCAGAACACGAAAGCTATTATCTGTACACATGGATCGAATCTTACAGGAAATATGATAGATATCAAGAGAGTCGGAGAGATTGCGAAAAAGCATGGGCTTCTTTTTGTTGTGGACGCTTCTCAGACAGCGGGAGTATACCCGATCGATGTGCAGGAGATGCATATTGATATCTTGTGCTTTACCGGGCATAAAAGTCTTCTTGGACCGCAGGGAACCGGAGGGATGTATGTAAGAGAAGGCGTGAAAGTACGACCTTTGAAAACCGGCGGAAGCGGTGTGCAGACGTATAATAAAAAGCATCCGGCTGAGATGCCGACAGCGTTGGAAGCAGGAACGTTGAACGGACATGGAATTGCAGGTCTGCATGCATCACTTTCTTATCTGAAAACAGAAGGGATTGAAAAGATTCGTAAGCGGGAACTGGAACATATGTGGAAGTTTTATCGTGGCGTGAAAAATATTCCTGGAGTGAAGGTGTACGGTGATTTTGATACAGAAAATCGTTGTCCGATTGTGACGCTGAATATTGGAGAATATGATTCTTCGGAAGTGAGTGACGAACTGCTTGTGACGTATGGAATCAGCACAAGACCTGGGGCGCATTGTGCGCCACTGATGCATGAGGCGTTAGGAACGGTAGAACAAGGTGCAGTCAGATTCAGTTTTTCCCATTATAATACAGAGGAAGAAGTGGAAACTGCAATCAGGGCGATAGAAGAATTGGCAGAGGAAGAATAG
- a CDS encoding HAD family hydrolase — translation MEMKAFIFDMDGLIFDSERVVQRSWNIVGCEMGYGNIGEHIYNTLGMNVVSRKNYFLKHIDPKFPHEEFTARTRVVFREIVDSEGLAVKPGAKELIMLGKEKGYRLAVATSSRRDYASRLLKEAKVYDYFDGFVFGDMVSHSKPDPEIYEKACEAIGVLPQESVAFEDAPAGIRSAVAAGLRVVAVPDLVQPPKELEEIIWMKLDTLEEMVKYIKED, via the coding sequence ATGGAGATGAAAGCATTCATATTTGATATGGATGGACTTATTTTTGATTCGGAGCGAGTAGTACAGCGCTCCTGGAATATTGTAGGGTGCGAGATGGGATATGGAAATATCGGAGAACATATCTATAATACGCTCGGAATGAATGTGGTCAGCAGGAAAAATTATTTTTTGAAACATATCGACCCGAAGTTTCCACATGAGGAATTTACGGCAAGGACGAGAGTGGTGTTCCGTGAGATTGTAGACAGCGAAGGTCTTGCAGTGAAGCCGGGAGCGAAAGAGCTGATTATGCTTGGAAAAGAAAAGGGATATCGTCTTGCTGTGGCGACATCCTCCAGAAGAGATTATGCTTCCAGACTTTTAAAAGAAGCAAAGGTGTATGACTATTTTGACGGATTTGTGTTTGGCGATATGGTGAGCCATTCTAAACCGGATCCAGAGATTTATGAGAAAGCTTGTGAGGCGATTGGAGTGTTGCCGCAGGAGAGCGTTGCATTTGAGGATGCGCCGGCGGGAATTCGTTCAGCGGTGGCAGCGGGACTTCGAGTTGTAGCGGTTCCAGACCTTGTGCAGCCGCCAAAAGAGTTGGAAGAGATAATCTGGATGAAGCTTGATACACTGGAAGAGATGGTGAAATATATAAAAGAGGATTAA
- the selB gene encoding selenocysteine-specific translation elongation factor encodes MKNIIIGTAGHIDHGKTTLIKALTGRNTDRWEEEQRRGITIDLGFTYFDLKNGDRVGIIDVPGHERFINNMVAGVVGMDLVMLVVAADEGIMPQTREHMDILGELGIEKSILVLNKCDLVEEDWLELVKEEIKEELEGTFLEQAPIVEVSAATGQGIPELIEVIERLTAEEVVEKDVNTIPRLPIDRVFSLSGFGTIITGTLLAGTISKEDNLQVYPIGKECKIRNIQVHGQDVEKCYAGQRVAINLSNVKKSELRRGCVLAPPNNMKNTMLLDVKLNVLPSSMRVLTNHTRLHLFTGTSEILCRAVLLDKEEIGPGESGFVQLRLEEEIALRRGDKFVVRFYSPMETIGGGIVLEPNPKKKKRFDKDAIEELQRKESGSSEDVIELHVKSHEETMITVTELAKLTALSMEEVTEDVQSLEQQGIVKVFRMKKDTYVWHTIHEQNMRHRLTEALCGYHEKYPYRYGMKKAEIHMTYMKKVKLNVFDLYVEMLSEEGALKRHQEFLQLPEFEVRKDAVYEKVLKTVQKQFEKVQFDFQRFSEISFGNIKREEVEDIMLLLIDEDIVVKITEDIYTLKSIIEKAKEVIQNRLKENPLITIAEVRDLLGTSRKSAKPILEYMDSIKVTKKNGTESERVAYV; translated from the coding sequence ATGAAAAATATTATTATTGGAACAGCCGGTCATATTGACCACGGTAAAACAACTTTGATAAAAGCGCTCACCGGTCGAAATACAGACCGGTGGGAAGAGGAACAAAGAAGAGGGATCACGATCGATTTGGGATTCACATATTTTGATTTGAAAAACGGAGATCGTGTCGGAATTATCGATGTTCCTGGACATGAGCGGTTTATCAACAACATGGTTGCGGGAGTTGTCGGTATGGATCTTGTCATGCTTGTTGTTGCTGCAGATGAGGGAATCATGCCACAGACACGTGAACACATGGACATTTTAGGAGAGCTTGGAATCGAAAAGAGTATTCTTGTGTTGAATAAGTGTGATCTGGTCGAAGAAGATTGGCTGGAGCTTGTCAAAGAAGAGATTAAAGAAGAATTGGAAGGCACATTCCTTGAACAGGCGCCGATCGTGGAAGTGTCGGCAGCGACCGGACAGGGGATACCAGAGCTTATAGAGGTTATCGAGCGACTGACTGCGGAAGAAGTGGTAGAAAAAGATGTGAATACGATTCCGCGGCTGCCGATTGACCGTGTATTCAGCCTGTCAGGATTTGGAACGATCATTACCGGGACATTGCTTGCGGGAACGATTTCAAAAGAGGATAATCTGCAGGTATATCCGATTGGAAAAGAATGTAAGATACGAAATATTCAAGTGCATGGGCAGGATGTAGAGAAATGCTATGCGGGACAGCGTGTTGCAATCAATCTGTCGAATGTGAAAAAAAGTGAACTTCGGAGAGGGTGTGTACTTGCGCCGCCAAACAACATGAAAAATACGATGCTTTTAGACGTGAAACTAAATGTGCTGCCGTCATCTATGCGTGTGTTGACGAACCATACAAGACTGCATTTGTTTACCGGTACAAGCGAGATTCTCTGCCGAGCGGTGCTGCTTGACAAAGAAGAGATTGGACCGGGAGAGAGTGGATTTGTACAGCTTCGACTGGAAGAGGAGATTGCACTTCGCAGAGGGGACAAGTTTGTAGTGCGTTTTTATTCTCCGATGGAGACCATCGGGGGCGGAATTGTTTTAGAACCAAATCCGAAGAAAAAGAAACGATTTGACAAAGATGCGATTGAGGAATTGCAGAGAAAAGAATCCGGATCTTCGGAAGATGTCATTGAACTGCACGTAAAGTCACATGAGGAGACGATGATTACTGTGACAGAGCTTGCGAAACTGACGGCGCTTTCGATGGAAGAGGTGACGGAAGATGTACAGTCTTTGGAACAGCAGGGCATTGTGAAAGTATTTCGTATGAAGAAGGATACATATGTGTGGCATACGATACATGAACAGAATATGCGTCACCGGCTGACGGAAGCGCTTTGCGGTTATCATGAAAAATATCCGTATCGGTATGGAATGAAAAAAGCAGAGATCCATATGACTTATATGAAAAAGGTAAAATTAAACGTATTTGATTTGTATGTGGAGATGCTGTCAGAGGAAGGTGCTTTAAAACGTCATCAGGAATTTTTGCAGCTCCCGGAATTTGAAGTGCGAAAAGATGCGGTTTATGAAAAGGTATTGAAGACGGTTCAGAAACAATTTGAAAAGGTACAGTTTGATTTTCAAAGATTTTCAGAGATTTCTTTTGGGAATATAAAACGGGAAGAAGTAGAAGATATCATGCTGTTACTGATTGATGAGGATATTGTGGTGAAGATCACGGAGGATATTTACACCTTGAAAAGCATTATTGAGAAAGCGAAAGAAGTCATTCAGAACCGACTGAAAGAGAATCCGTTGATTACGATTGCAGAGGTTCGGGATCTCCTTGGGACAAGCAGAAAAAGTGCAAAACCAATCTTGGAATATATGGATAGTATCAAAGTGACAAAGAAGAATGGAACAGAGAGTGAAAGGGTAGCTTACGTATGA
- a CDS encoding TetR/AcrR family transcriptional regulator, translating to MPRKRQSTKSRIVKAAWNLFYKNGYDATTVDDIIAASKTSKGTFYHYFKGKDALLSSLSNLFDSKYEELAGVIDPNLPSYDKLMFLNQELFYMIETSVDIHLLASLYSSQLVTKDKKSLLDKKRFYYTWITEIIEDGIQKGEFASTSTTSELVKIYAMFERALIYDWVLCKGKYSLSEYSQKLLQPVLERFKIGFEQE from the coding sequence ATGCCAAGAAAACGCCAATCTACAAAAAGCCGCATCGTCAAAGCCGCATGGAATCTATTTTACAAAAACGGATACGATGCCACTACTGTAGATGACATCATTGCTGCATCCAAGACTTCAAAGGGAACTTTCTATCACTATTTCAAAGGAAAAGATGCTCTTTTAAGTTCTTTGTCTAATCTATTTGATTCTAAATATGAAGAATTAGCCGGAGTAATAGACCCCAATCTTCCCTCTTATGATAAACTGATGTTTTTAAATCAAGAATTATTTTATATGATAGAGACGAGTGTAGATATCCATTTGTTGGCATCACTCTACTCCTCGCAGCTGGTCACCAAAGACAAAAAATCGCTGCTCGATAAAAAACGATTCTATTACACATGGATTACAGAGATTATAGAAGATGGGATTCAAAAAGGAGAGTTTGCCTCTACAAGCACTACAAGCGAACTGGTAAAGATTTACGCTATGTTTGAGCGGGCATTGATTTATGACTGGGTTCTTTGCAAAGGAAAGTATTCACTGTCCGAATACAGCCAGAAACTGCTCCAGCCAGTTTTAGAACGCTTTAAAATCGGGTTTGAACAAGAATAG
- a CDS encoding DUF3343 domain-containing protein translates to MRKKELKLIVTFHTTADAMAMEKCCKEHQVPGRLIPVPREISAGCGLSWCADLKEREKVQEIMKRVGIEEEEIHECMV, encoded by the coding sequence ATGAGAAAAAAAGAGTTAAAATTAATCGTGACATTTCATACAACCGCAGATGCGATGGCGATGGAAAAATGCTGTAAAGAGCATCAGGTTCCGGGAAGATTGATTCCGGTTCCGCGGGAAATCTCAGCTGGGTGCGGACTTTCCTGGTGCGCGGATCTAAAAGAGCGCGAAAAGGTGCAGGAGATAATGAAAAGAGTTGGAATTGAAGAAGAAGAGATACACGAATGTATGGTGTAA